Within Triticum dicoccoides isolate Atlit2015 ecotype Zavitan unplaced genomic scaffold, WEW_v2.0 scaffold229941, whole genome shotgun sequence, the genomic segment CGGACAGCAGTTGCTCAACGATTTATCTATCAACTCGATGGCTTTCTCCCTCGTCCAATGCTCCCATGTCTGCAACAAGTTGGTGCTAAATTGTTCAGATTTATCATGCAGTCTTTCTCTGAAAGTAAAATGTTAGACAGTATAGTATACTTCATGAGCTATATATGAACTCACAACGTTTATGAGATCATCTTGTTCAGTGTTGTAGTTTCTTCTTCCGGTAATGATCTCTAGAATCAAAACGCCGATGCTGAAAACATCTGACTTGGTGGGATATTGACCACGCATCGCGTATTCTGGCGACATATACCCACTGAAACAAGAGCAGAACGTTTCAATGCAGAAGTTCACGGCCGTCCCTGATCTAACATATAATACTActaccgtcctggtttattagcccCCTTTAAATTTTGTGCCAaaatttgaccaaagatttaactaataaaatgtcaatgcatgtcaccaaaagttATATCattgaattcgtatttgaacatagtttccgataaaattatttttgatgacatgcattaatattttcttagttaaatttatggtcaaaatttggcataaaTATgatggggactaataaaccaggaagaAGGTAGTAATTAATAATCTTCTTGAGTATTGCTGACACTACTTACTATGTCCCAGCAATACGATGAGTGacaatttttgattgatcccctcCAAATATCTTTGCTAAGCCGAAGTCAGAAATCTTAGGATTGTAATCAGAATCTAAAAGAATATTTCTTGCTTTCAGGTCTCGGTGAACTATCTTCAATTGAGAATCTTCATGAAGATACTGTAAGCCACAAATAATTCCACTTATAATCTTGAATCTCTTGCTCCAGTCTAGCTCCTTGACTTTCTCTGTATCTACCGAGCAATCAAGTTAAACAAAAATTTGAGATGGAAGTTTTATTGTTCAGACAGTTGGTCTTTAGTTTGACAAATTTTACTCAGCAAAGAGAAAGGTATCTAGACTTCTATTAGGCATGTACTCATATACAAGTATTTTCTCACGCTTCTCCAAGCAAACACCAACTAGCCTGACAAGATTCTTGTGATTCAGCTTAGCAACTAGAAGTAGCTCTGTTTTCAGCTCTTCAATTCCTTGCCTGGAAGTCTTGGAGAGCCTCTTCACTGCTATTTCTTGGCCTCCTGGGAGGTCTCCCTGGACACAGGTAATGAAAAATTACTAATGTACGAATGTACAATCAATAAAGATACATATGGTTGGTCGATGGGGGCACCTTGTAGACCACGCCGAATCCTCCTTCACCAAGCCTTTTGTCTTCGGCGAAGTCATCTGTAG encodes:
- the LOC119345366 gene encoding cysteine-rich receptor-like protein kinase 6: VAIVVLIFVAVVITLVTWLHFWRRSKKRAAKSLQPNATGSDDIHSIDSLLLDLSTLQVATDDFAEDKRLGEGGFGVVYKGDLPGGQEIAVKRLSKTSRQGIEELKTELLLVAKLNHKNLVRLVGVCLEKREKILVYEYMPNRSLDTFLFDTEKVKELDWSKRFKIISGIICGLQYLHEDSQLKIVHRDLKARNILLDSDYNPKISDFGLAKIFGGDQSKIVTHRIAGTYGYMSPEYAMRGQYPTKSDVFSIGVLILEIITGRRNYNTEQDDLINVTWEHWTREKAIELIDKSLSNCCPIDQFLKFMHIGLLCVQQKPADRPSMSAVNFMLSSNEVHLPPLTRPAFFLHEIETNSEPNIAGNAKQASSNEVTITELVPR